The proteins below come from a single Cylindrospermopsis raciborskii Cr2010 genomic window:
- a CDS encoding thiamine phosphate synthase, with amino-acid sequence MVYRILDANLNRSREGLRIIEEWCRFGLNDASLAETCKNLRQEVARWHTPQIRAARDTVGDPGTVLSHPQEEQRSSITSLLQANFCRIQEAFRVLEEYGKLHHEEMGKTFKQMRYQVYTLESTLMGHQRHHLLWQSRLYLVTSPADNLLAIVESCLQGGLTILQYREKTADDMVRWDRAKKLRELCRTYGALFIVNDRIDLALAVDADGVHLGQQDLPVAVARELLGSQRILGRSTTNPQEMQAAITEGADYIGVGPVYETPTKPGKAAAGFDYVSYAARNCPIPWFAIGGVDMGNIHDVIKAGAQRVAVVRSLMEAEQPTLATQYFISQLLRK; translated from the coding sequence GTGGTTTATCGTATCCTAGATGCAAATTTAAATAGATCCCGGGAGGGGCTGCGAATCATTGAAGAATGGTGTCGTTTTGGCTTAAATGATGCCTCCCTAGCTGAAACCTGTAAAAACCTACGTCAAGAAGTTGCTAGGTGGCACACACCACAAATCAGAGCAGCACGAGATACTGTAGGTGATCCTGGCACGGTTTTGAGCCATCCTCAAGAGGAACAGCGTAGTTCTATTACATCCCTATTACAGGCTAATTTTTGCCGTATTCAGGAAGCCTTTAGGGTTTTAGAAGAATACGGCAAGCTACATCACGAAGAAATGGGGAAAACTTTTAAGCAAATGCGCTATCAAGTGTATACCCTAGAAAGTACCTTGATGGGTCATCAACGTCATCACCTATTATGGCAGTCTCGCTTGTATTTAGTCACGTCTCCTGCGGATAACTTATTAGCTATTGTTGAGTCTTGTCTCCAAGGTGGACTGACCATACTGCAGTATAGAGAAAAAACAGCTGATGACATGGTGCGTTGGGATAGGGCTAAGAAACTCAGAGAGTTGTGTCGAACTTATGGTGCTTTGTTTATTGTTAATGACCGTATAGACCTAGCCTTAGCTGTTGACGCGGATGGAGTACATTTAGGACAACAAGATCTACCAGTTGCTGTAGCTAGGGAATTATTAGGTTCACAACGTATCCTAGGACGTTCCACCACCAACCCCCAGGAGATGCAAGCAGCAATTACAGAGGGTGCGGATTATATTGGTGTCGGTCCTGTATATGAAACACCAACTAAACCAGGAAAAGCAGCAGCAGGATTTGACTATGTAAGTTATGCAGCTAGAAACTGTCCCATTCCTTGGTTTGCCATTGGAGGTGTGGATATGGGTAACATTCATGATGTCATCAAGGCTGGGGCCCAGCGCGTAGCTGTAGTAAGGTCGCTTATGGAAGCAGAACAACCTACCCTCGCTACCCAATATTTCATATCCCAGCTATTGCGCAAGTAG
- a CDS encoding bifunctional 4-hydroxy-2-oxoglutarate aldolase/2-dehydro-3-deoxy-phosphogluconate aldolase, whose product MSDQTWLSKLKQHKAIAVIRTPKMYWGEQMAMAVASAGMQLIEITWDSDRARDLISKLRVHLPHCLIGTGTLFNVQQLQEAIAAGAQFLFTPHTDVEMIKMAVFKNVPIIPGALTPTEIITAWHQGASSVKVFPVQAMGGVNYVRSLQGPLGHIPLIPTGGVTIDNASAFLQGGAIAVGLSGELFPKQWVLTENWSAISKQSKDLMVRLNGS is encoded by the coding sequence ATGTCTGATCAAACCTGGCTGTCAAAATTAAAACAACATAAGGCGATCGCTGTTATTCGTACCCCAAAAATGTACTGGGGTGAACAGATGGCTATGGCCGTAGCATCCGCAGGTATGCAGTTAATAGAAATTACTTGGGATAGCGATCGCGCCCGGGATTTAATTTCTAAGTTAAGAGTTCATTTACCCCATTGTCTAATTGGGACTGGTACCCTATTTAATGTTCAACAATTACAAGAGGCGATCGCTGCTGGGGCCCAGTTTCTTTTTACCCCCCACACAGATGTAGAAATGATTAAAATGGCAGTTTTTAAAAACGTGCCCATTATTCCTGGAGCTTTAACACCTACAGAAATCATTACAGCTTGGCATCAGGGTGCAAGTAGTGTCAAGGTGTTTCCTGTGCAAGCTATGGGGGGAGTTAACTATGTTAGGAGTTTACAAGGTCCTTTGGGTCATATTCCCCTGATTCCCACAGGTGGGGTGACTATAGACAATGCCTCAGCTTTTTTGCAAGGGGGAGCTATTGCAGTAGGTTTGAGTGGGGAATTGTTCCCTAAACAATGGGTACTAACGGAAAACTGGTCAGCTATTAGCAAGCAATCTAAAGATCTCATGGTAAGATTAAATGGGAGTTAA